ATTTCGGTAAAGCAAGGGATCGGATCGGGCCGTTCCGCTGCCAGCCGCATCAGGGCCTTGCCGGCGGCGAGCGATCCGGTGAATCCTACAGCCTTGACCCATGGATGCTGAACCAGTGCTGTTGCTACTTCCACTCCAGCGTCGAACAGCAGCGAGAAAACTCCCGCAGGCAGACCGCACGTGTGGACGCTGCCGGCGATGATGCGGCCCACAATCTCGCTGGTGCCGGGATGCGCGGGATGAGCCTTGACCAGCACTGGATTGCCGGCTGCGAAAGCGGATGCCGTGTCTCCACCGGCAACCGAAAACGCGAGTGGAAAATTGCTGGCTCCGAAAACCACCACCGGCCCCAGCGGCCGCAGCATGGAGCGGATGTCGGCGCGGGGCAGCGGCTTGCGATCAGGCTGTGCGGGATCGATGCGCGCCTGTACCCATGATCCTTCTTCAGCGACCTGCGCAAACAAACGCAACTGATTTGTGGTGCGTGCCAGTTCGCCCTGCAGGCGCTTGAGAGGGAGCGCTGATTCCAGGTGCGCGCGCGCCACCAGTTCTTCGGCGGCTCCTTCGAGGCCTTCGGCAATGGACCTCAAAAAGCGCCCCTTTTCCTTGCCTGATAGCTTTCCATAGGCGGAGGCTGCATCTGCGGCCCTTTGAACGGCTGATTCCACCTGTGAGAGCGAAGCGGAAGAATAGGCAGGCTCAAGGAAGTCGCCTGTCGCGGGGTTTACCGCCCGGAAAGAAGTGGCGGAATTTGCCGGAGAAACCGTTTCCTGCCCGATGATCGAAAGTCCTGTAAGCGTGGCCATACCTTGGATGATAGCGGACAACGTGGCGGATTGTTTACCGCATTGAATACATATGGAGCAGCCGGAATGCCCCATTTTTGATTTCCAGTCCGGCAGAGCGTCGATATCTCAGCAGGGAAATGTTCTGGATGGAATATGATGCGAGAGGACGGAAGGGGCAAGTGATCACCGTCTCCTAAGCTTATGGCGAACACATCGACTACAGCGGCGCGTAAACCTCGCGCGAAAAAAGCAGCTGCCGAACACGGCGCAGGTCTGCAAACGGCGTTTCAAAAAGTGCGCGAGATGATTGTTCACGGCAGGCTCTCGCCCGGCATGTGGATTGTGGAAGCGGATCTGGCGCAGCGCCTCGGTATGAGCCGTACGCCTGTGCGTGGCGCGCTGCAATGGTTGCAACGCGAGGGCTATGTGATCGAGCACAAGAATGTGAGCAAGTCACGCATGATTGTGGCTCCGCTCACTCTCGAAGACGCCTCTGAACTCTATGCCATCGTCGGGCATCTGGAAGGCATGGCTGGCCGTCATGTCGCCCAGTTTCCAAAAGAAAAGCGTTTGGAAATGGTGCAGCAACTGAAAACGCTCAATGCAGGGCTCAAGGCCATCAGTCGCGGCCAAAGCGGCAAGGCTGCCGACATCTTTGATCTGGATTCCACTTTTCACGACACCGTGGTGATGGCTGGAGCAGGGCCGCGTCTCACCGCGCTTTATAGCGCGATCAAGCCCCAGACAGAGCGTTACTGGCGACTCTATGCCAGCTCTATCCTCAATGATCTGTATACCAGCGTTACAGAGCATGAGGAAATCATCGAAGCAATCCGGGAAGGAAACGCCGATCGCGTAGAACGCGCCATGCAGGCGAACTGGACCAATGGCGCCGAACGCCTCGGCAAGGTCATCGAACTGTTTGGCGAGCGCGGCACCTGGTAGGTGCCGCGCTCTCTCGACGTTCTTCTCAATGCCCTGAAGAGGCCATGTGAAAGTAGCTCTCGGGAGCGCCGAGATAGCTTGACGGCGCCATCGGATTTTTTTTCTTCGGCATGCCCGGAAAATGCGGCGCATTCGGGTTCGGGAAGGCGACGACCAACTTTTCCAGCACCACGCCTGGATCAACCATTCTGAGCTTCAGCGTGTGATATCCCGGTGAGGGCACATCGAGAGTTGTGGTAATTTTCCGCACACCATCACTGACCGCCTTGGCCCATGCTTGCTGAGAAGCATCAGCGAGAGCATCCACAATCTTCGGCGGCAGGTCGTCAAACGAGATGGCATAGCGCAGTCCACGCCCCGGCACAAAATTGAGCGAAGGCGACAGAATGGCTCGCACGCTGCATTTGCCGCTATCGAAGAAGTAGACGCGATACTCAAGCGTTGGCGCCGGCTTCGGGGGCAAGATGCTCGCCGCAGTCACCGGAAAAACAGTCATGCCTGAGAGTGTCTCACCGTAATTGGGAATGTTCCTCCAGCGAACGCCACTCGCTGCGGTTCGCCGCGTGTAGTGCGCCGCATCGATTGAGACGTAGTGGTGCGTCTCAACGAACCCGTCGAGGGACGCAGGTGTGGGCGTAACAGGATCCAAAGTATCCACCCGGACCGTTACGGCTGGGCCATCTTTTTGTTGTATGACCACTACGCCAGAGCTGGCCCCTTTCGGGACTTTAGCCCAGTCGATGCTCACGCGAACTGTGGCGCTTTTGGCGACTGTGCCGCCTTTCGCACTCAGGTGAATCCACGCTTCGCTGGCCTTGGCGGTCCAGGCAAAAGGCTGATTTCCGCGATTGAAGAGCTGAATGACCCGCGTCTGCTGCTTGTAGACGTCAAAGGCGGCCAGCCGCAGCGGCGGAAACGGCCCGCCAGCCGCAAAGGGGCTGCCTTCTACGGCGACCGCCATGTGCGGTCCATCCAGCGGCTGTACCCATGAGACAGCGGGCATCGCATTCACGGGCGGCTCATTCCAGAATGTGTAGCCAATATGAGTCTGGTCCATCATGTGATTCCATTTGCCGTGTGCAAGCTCATGGTTGTACTCATAGGCGAGTGCGGCGTCTTCGGCAAAGAGCCTGCGAGCCTTTTGCGCAAGATCGTTGGTGCTGACCCGGCCCTGACGAGCATAAAGCGCATTCTCGCCCGCGGTGATATAGAGTTCGTTCACGATGGCAGAGGCCTTCAGCGGATAGAGCACCAGTTCAAAGAAGGCGTCGCGATAAGCAGGCGGAAGCTTCTGGTTTACGTGTTCTGCTTCGTCTGTGAGCGATTGCCATTCGCTATAAACGCGCTGTGCTTCGTTGTAATGCACAAGGCTGTAGGTATTCGGCGAGAGCAGCTCTGGCTTTCTGCGGCCGTTGTACTTGGTGTACGTCTCCATCAGGTGCGCAATTTGCGGGGCATACTTCGGCCCAAATTCGCGAGTGGCCCAATCCAGTGTGAACTTTTGCAAATCGTCTGGCCCCCACTGCGCAGGGTTCCAGGCATACGTAAGGAAAAACTCGATTGGAAACTCCATCGGTTTCAGGTCGCCGACATTCACCACCCATATGCGGGTGGCGCCATAGCGCCAGGCCAGGTGCATCTGTTCCCAGACCTTCGGAATCGGGTTGGTGTTGAGCCATTTGTAGGAGCGCGGAGCACCCACGTAATCAAAGTGATAGTAGATGCCGGCTCCGCCGCTGCGCTTGCGTTCGTCCGGCGTAGGCAGGCGGCGCAGGTCGCCCCAGTTGTCGTCGCTCCAAAGCAGCGTCACATCATCGGGCACTCGCATGCCCTGCTGATAGTAGGTCTGCACCTCTTTGTATAGCGCCCATAGTTGAGGAACCTTGTTGAGATCAGGATTCACCGTCTGCCGAAGAATCTGTCTCTGGTCATGCACAATCTTCTCCATGAGCGCGATATTGTCGCCTTTGGACATGGGTGTGTCATTGTGCCCGCGCATGCCGAGCGTGACAACCTCTTCATAGTTCTTGTCGCGCTCCATGCAATGACGCCAAAATGCATCGATGCGGTTTGCATTGGTGGCGTAGTTCCAGGGCCCATCGCTGGGCTTCCATTCCTTTTCGGCACACATCATCGGTTCTTCATGCGATGTGCCCATCACGATACCGTACTCGTCGGCCAGCCTGGCATTCAGCGGATCGTCGGCTGCAAAGGCACTGTTCCACATCGCGGGCCAGAGATAGTTAGCCCGCAGCCGCAGCAGCAAATCAAAAACTTTGGTGTAGAAGCGATGGTTATATCCGCCGAACTTTGCATTGACCCATCCGGTCAGCGAAGGAGCTTCATCATTCAGAAAGATGCCGCGATATTTCACTACGGGCGGACCCACTACCCACCGGCCCTGAGTGGCATAAAGCGTGTCATGATGCTTCACCGGCACATCAGCCCACCAGTACCAGGGCGAGACGCCGATGTCTTCTGAGAGATCGTAAATGCCGTAGATGGTTCCCCGCTTGTCACTGCCCACAATCACCAGCGCACGCTTCACGCCCGGCAGCGGATCGTCGACGACCTGCGTCAGCGTGCTCTCCCACTGACCGCGAATCGCGCTCACATCAATCTTGTGGTTCTGAATAAGCTGGTCGATCAGCGCGCTCTTTCCAAGGGTGCCAATCAGCACGATCTCACTGGCTTTTGTGGCGGGGCCGTGACTCAGCGCCGGCTTGAGGCCAGTTACGCGATGCAAGTCCATCTGCAGGTTTTGCGCTGCATGCTGCACGCCCCACCAGTCGCCGGAGTCGACCACCAGAGGCGCAACTTTGCCTTGCGCGGCAAGTGCAAAGCCGCGCGGCACCGCGGTGAAGTGGATGTACTGCGGTTGTCCGATGGCAAAGCTGCGAGCAGGGCTCGCGAACAGAGCGAGCACGGCAAGAAATAGCAACCAACGTCCAGAGAGGCGAGGATGGGGGGTGAAGCAATGCAACAGGCGATAGGGCATGTGGGCGCAACCAGAAATTAAAGTCGTATCCCGAACAAAGTACCACACACGCCCTGCCGCGTGACTATTCCCGCTCGTACTCTTCGTAAGCGGGCTCCCAGTGGTTTTCATCGAGCGCGCGCAGTAGTTCTGCCTCATCAGCAACCTGCGCCTGCCCTTCGCGCAGTGCCTGCCGCCCGACCGCTTCCCCAATATGCCGCGCTATCGTGCGAGCTTCAGAAATAGGTGGCAGCAGGCATGCGTTGGAATCGGAGCAGGTCGGCAGGTGGAGAATCAGTTCGGTGGTGGCCGCGAGAATCATGTCCTCGGTCACATGCCGCGCCTTGGCAGAGATGATGCCAAGCGCCAGCCCGGGGAAGATATAGGAGTTGTTGGTTTGCGCAACCTGCAAAGTCTTTCCGCGAAGAGTCATTGGCTCAAACGGGCTTCCTGTACCCACCAGTGCCCGGCCATCGGTCCATGTGAGCAGATCATGAGGATGCGCCTCGCTGCGCGACGTAGGGTTCGACAAGGGGAAGATGATCGGCCGCTCCACATGCTGCGCCATGGTGCGGACCACTTCTTCGGTGAATGCCCCTGCCTGGCCTGACACACCGATGAGAGCCGTCGGCCTCACTTGCCGTATCACTTCCTCAATGCGAATAGCTCCATTTTCCTGCTTCCAACCCTTTACACTCTCCGCAGTTCGTGCGTACATCTTTTGCTCGTCTTTGATGTTGGCGCGTCCCTCCACCAATAGTCCATCCACGTCGATGGCGTGGATGCGTTCCTGCGCCTTCTCCGGTGTGCATCCCTTTTGCTGCATCAGGCGAACGAGCAGATTCGCGATGCCTAATCCTGCACTGCCAAAGCCGAAGAGCACGATACGCTGCTCGGTAAGCGGAACGCCGGTGATGTGAATAGCAGAAATCAACGTGGCTGCGGCGATGGCTGCCGTGCCCTGAATATCGTCATTGAAGGTGCAAAGCTGATGCCGGTAGCGAGCCAGCAATCGCGAGGCATTCGCTCCCGCGAAGTCTTCCCATTGCAGCAACACATGGGGCCAGCGCTCTTTCACGCATTGCACAAAAGCGTCGACAAAGTCGTCATATTCCAGGCCCCGGATGCGCGCATGCCTCCAACCCATATAGATCGGGTTTGCAAGCCGCTCTTCGTTGTCGGTGCCCACGTCCAGCAGCACTGGCAGGCATTGCTCGGGAGGGATGCCGCCTAGCGCGGTGTAAAGCGCCATCTTGCCTATGGGGATACCCATTCCGCCCGCACCCTGATCGCCAAGCCCAAGGATGCGCTCGCCATCGCTGACCACAATGCAGCGAACCTTGTCATAGCGGGGATGGCTCAATATCTGCCGCATGCGATCTTTGTTGGGATAGCTCAGGAAGACGCCGCGGGGCTTGCGCCAGATTTCACTGAAGCGCATGCACCCCTCGCCGACCGTCGGCGTATAGACAATCGGCAGCAACTTCTCGATGTTCCGCACCAGCAACGCGTAAAAAAGCGTTTCGTTCAGGTCCTGCAGGTCGCGCAAAAAGGCGTATTGATGAAAGGCGGTGCGCTGATCATCAAAGGCGCGCATGCGGCGATCCACCTGCTCTTCGAGCGTGCCCACATGCGGGGGCAACAGCCCGTGGAGTGAGAAGAGATCACGCTCGCGATTAGTAAAGGCCGTGCCTTTATTGAGCCGGGGAGAATTGATCAGATTGAAGCCGGCCACGTTCACTTTGCGCGTACGCGGATGATTCTCAGAAGAAGTACTCATCAGGAAATTCGCTCTCTCCAGAGAGATAACTTCCTAGTGAATCATGTTTTTCATAAACGCGCGATGAGCGATGAGCCAGAAATAGCTGCATTGCTCTGACGCTGCTATCGTGCTCTTGCAAGTTCCGCGGAGCCAGGTGCCGCGATTCTAGATGCGACCGCGGCCAGCCGCTGGTAAGATTCCAGCCGGTCGGCGTGGTCCCAGGTATCCGTCACCGCGATGACCTCGTCGGCTTCCGTGGCGCGTATCAAGCGTCTCAGGCCTTCTTCCACGGTTGCCTCTGAGCCGACGAGTGCCGCGCGCAGCTTGTTCTCCACCGTGATTTTCTCCCACTCGTTCCAGATGCCATTAAACGAGTCCACGGGAGGCAGCAATTCCACCGGCTGGTTGCGAATCAGCCGCAGAAAGCGCTGTTGCGGAGTCGTGAAGAGCCGGCGTGCGGCAGGGTCTGTCTCCGCCACCATGACGGGCACGCCAATCATCAGCCAGGGACGTTGCAAACCCTCACTGGGTTGGAACTGCGAGCGGTAGAGATAGGCCGAGTGTTCCAGCATGTCTGGCGCGAAATGCGCCGCGAATGCAAAGGGCAGGCCCAGGTTGGCCGCCAGGCGGGCGCTGTAATCGCTGGAGCCCAGGAGCGTGACCGGCACATGACTGTTCTGCCCGGGATAGGCCTTCACCACCTGCCCTGGCTGTTCGGGGCCAAGATAGGTCCGCAACTCCCGCAGCAACTCAGGAAATTCATCTCCGCTCTGGCGCAGATCGCGTCGCAGCGCACGCATCGTCTGCATGTCGCCGCCCGGCGCGCGGCCGAGCCCGAGATCAATGCGGCCAGGGTAGAGTGCCTCCAGCGTGCCAAACTGCTCGGCCACGACGAGTGGAGCGTGATTGGGCAGCATCACTCCACCGCTACCCACGCGAATCGTATGAGTCGCACCCGCAACATGGCCAATGAGCACCGAGGTTGCCGAGCACGCCAGGCCGTCAATGGAGTGGTGCTCCGCCAGCCAGTAGCGCCGGTATCCCCACTGCTCCACATGCCGTGCCAAATCCACCGAGCGCGCAATGGCGCTGGCAGCGGATTCCTCCGGGCGCCTGCTCACCAGATCCAGAACCGAGACAGAAAATGCCATGCCTTATTGGATGAATCGGCTCGCGCGGAGATACATTCGTCTTGCCGGATGGCCGGGGCTCATTTTGCCGCCGAAATGAGAAGTTTAACGCTTTAGTTTGACGCTTTATCTACGGCACGCGTAGGATTCGTGCGCGAAAACCTTTACCGTTTGGAGATACGCAGATGCCTTTTCGTCCGCGCGCCGTTCTGCTGCTGTCGATGCTCACCACGTTATTTCTCAGTCTGCCCGCATCTGGAGCAGACCTGCACCTGAAGGTCACCAGCAACGGCTACCTGAGGGGACGCGGTGTGAGCGTTATGCTCTACAACGACACCTATAGCCCGATCTTCTTTGATCAGAAAGATTCTGCCATGCAGATCATTCTGCATGGCCACCGGGTTGCGACCAACGGCAGCGTGCGCCTCTCGCCGACGCCCGAGCAGTGGAGCCTGATTCCGCATGTGGACGCGCATCAGGCCGATGCGGCCAATGACCGTCTCACCGCGCGCATGTCTTACCCGGCCTATCACCTCAGCTATCAGGTGGTGGTTACGGCAGAGCCCGGTGGATTTCGCGTGAGCGTCAATCTCGACAAGCCGCTGCCGGCCAACCTCGTGGGCCGTGCGGGCTTCAATCTTGAGTTTCTGCCGTCGATCTACGAAAACAAGTCCTACGTGGTCGACAACAGTAGCTATGGTGTGATGCCGCAGTATCCCGAGAGCCAGATGACCGCTTATCCGCCGAAGCCTGGTGACCCCAAGCCTGTCTGGTACATCGCGCAGTGGCGCAAGGCGCGCAACTACATGGTCCCGCTGCCCTTTGCCAGCGGCCACAGCATCACGCTGGCTGCCGGTGATCCCCTCAATCGCGTCAGCGTGACGTCTGATTCTGGAAAGATCGCTCTCTATGACGGGCGCAATCAGGGGCTGAATGGATGGTTTGTCATGCGCACCATGATCCCGGCAGGCAAAACGAAAGATGCGGTCGTGTGGCATGTGCGGCCCAGCTATCTTCCGAACTGGACGCGTCAGCCGATGATCGCGCACAGCCAGGCCGGCTATGCGACAGACTTTTCCAAGGTCGCCATCATTGAGCTTGATCCGAATTTTGACGCGCCCAGGACTGCCGAACTGCTCCGGCTTGCAAGCGACGGAAGCTACAAGAAAGTTTATGAGGCGCAAGTGTCGGCGCCGATGCCATGGCTGCGCTACCACTACGTGAAGTTCGATTTTTCCAGCGTCAAGCAGCCCGGTCTCTACAAGATCGAATACGCGGGCGAGAAGACCGCCGTCTTTCCCATCGCAAAGAACATCTACGACAACACCTGGCAGACCAGCCTCGACTGCTTCATGGCCGAGCAGATGGACCACATCCGAGTGCGCGATGTTTATCACGTCTGGCATGGTCTGGCTCACATGGATGATGCGGAGCAGGCTCAGCCGAATATCAAGGAGTTTGATGGTTACTTCACCGGGCCGAATCTCTACTCCCCTTACAAGCCCGGTCAGCACATCCCCGGACTGAACATCGGCGGATGGTTCGATGCCGGAGACTATGACAGCGACGTCTTCGATCAGTTGGGCACCGTCAGAACGATGGCGCTCATCGAGATCACCTTTCATCCCAAGTGGGATGAGCTAAGCGTGAATGAGACGACCCGCAATGTCGTGATGCATCAGCCCGATGGAATTCCGGATGTTGTCGAGCAGGTGGAGCACGGTGTGCTGCAAACGCTGGCGCAGGTGCATGCCGTGGGCCACCCGTTGATGGGCATCCATTCTTCGAACCTGAAGGAGTACACCTTTGTGGGCGATGGCGCGTCCCAGACCGACGGACGCATCTACGATCCCAAGCTGGGACCGAATCAAATCAAGGGGGATTACTCCGGCAAGAACGACGACCGCTGGGCGTGGACCAACGACAATATGGCTGCGGACTACTCCGCGGTGGCGTCTCTGGCCGCGGCTTCTGAGGCGCTGAAGGGGTGGAATGATGCGCTATCGAAGCAAAGCCTCGACGCCGCGATCAAACTCTGGAAGAGTCAGCAAGGGCGTCCCATGCCACCGATGCCCGCGCGCTTCCGGCGCTTTATGGGCGCAATGGATTGGCCGGCCGATCTTGAGTTGCTGATTGCCACCAACGGCGCGCAGCCCTACAAACAGCGGGTCGAGAAGCTCTTTCCACAGATGTTGCAGCAAATCGGTTTCCAGGGCTGGACGGCCGTGCGCGCACTGCCCTATCTCGATGCAAGCTACAAGGCAGAGTTCCGCAAGGCACTGGAGGCTTATATGCCGCAGATGAACCGCCAAATGGCAGCCACGCCCTTTGGCGTGCCGCCTTCGCGCGGCGCATGGGGAGGCTCCGGCCAGGTGGCGGAGTTCGGCATCCAGATGTACTTCCTGCACGAGGCGTTTCCTGATCTGGTGGGGCCGCAGTACACGCTGCGCGCCGCCAACTATCTGCTCGGCACACATCCGGCGTCGAATGTCTCTTACATCGCAGGCATCGGCACTCAGTCGAAGCCCAAGACTTACTCCAACAATCGTGGCGATAACAGCTACATCCCCGGCGGCATGATTCCCGGCTACATCGTCATCAATCCAGACTTCCCGGAGTGCATCACCAACTTCGGCATGCTCTGGTACGAAGATGAAACCACCATTGGAGCAGCAACCGATTGGATCATGGAAGCCAACGCCGCGGAAGCCATCGTCAAGCAGCAGATGGCGCAAGGCGCCAGTCAGAAAGCTGGCGAATAGTCCAAAGGCTTCACTTGATGGCTGCAGATGCGCCGGATCGCTAAGCTTCGCTCCGGCGCATCTTTCTTCGCGTTCCTCTGCTCCTTCATTGCTCTGAACTCAGCTCACCAGGAGGCTCAACTTGCCGCGTTTTAGAAATCACCTGCTCACCGCTGTCATCCTGAGTCTTTCGGCTGCGCCAGGCTGCAGTCTCTTTGCTCAGACTGCACCGCAGCCCGCGCCCAAAAACTCAGCAGCCAAGTCTGTATCACTGGATAACTCGATCTTCGGCAATAGCACAGGGTCTGAGAAGTCGCTGCCATTCGTCAGCACGATCTTCGGCGACAACATGGTGCTGCAGCGCGGCAAGCCGGATGCCATCTGGGGCTGGTCAAAGCCAGGCGACACCGTGCAGGTGCAGATTGACGGCAAGCATGCCACCGGGGTGGCGGCTGCGAATGGCCGCTGGCAGGTGCAGATTGCACCGCCGCCCACCGGTGGTCCCTACACCATGAAGATCAGCGATGGCCATCAGACCGCGACATTTCAGAATGTGATGGTCGGCGACGTCTGGATCTGCGGTGGGCAGTCAAACATGGAGCTGCCGTTGCGCTTTACCGACAACGCTGCCAAGGTGGCCGCGCAGGCAAATTATCCCAACATTCGTTACTTCACCGTGGGCGATCACACGGCCTATCACCCGGCGTACACGCTCAAGGGAAGCTGGAAGGTGGTCACTCCCAAGACGGCGGATTGGCTTTCAGCGGTGGGCTTTTACTTTGGCCTGAAGCTGGAGCAGCAACTGCACATCCCCATCGGTCTGGTGGTGGACTCGGTGGGCGGTTCGGCTGGAGAAAGCTGGGCCAGCGCGGCGGCCCTTCGTCCGCTGGGCGACTACGATATCCCGCTCAAAAAAATGGCAGAGTGGACGGCGGAGGGTGGGCAGCCCTACGGCAACTACATCATGCCCTGGTATGACGACTACGATACGGGGCTCAAGCAGAAGTGGTATTCGCCGGCTTATCATCCATCCGGCTGGAAGACCGTTCCGCTTCCCGGCGGATTTGCGGCGCTGGGTGTCCCGGATACTCCAGCGGTCGCCTGGTTTCGCAAAGAGGTCACGCTGCCCAGTCCTGTGCCCAGCGGCCTTTCATTGATTTTTCTCGGCGAAATTCAACGCATGGATACGGTCTATGTGAATGGAACCTCTGTCGGCGGCAGCGCATGGGTC
The DNA window shown above is from Acidobacterium capsulatum ATCC 51196 and carries:
- a CDS encoding aldehyde dehydrogenase (NADP(+)) → MATLTGLSIIGQETVSPANSATSFRAVNPATGDFLEPAYSSASLSQVESAVQRAADAASAYGKLSGKEKGRFLRSIAEGLEGAAEELVARAHLESALPLKRLQGELARTTNQLRLFAQVAEEGSWVQARIDPAQPDRKPLPRADIRSMLRPLGPVVVFGASNFPLAFSVAGGDTASAFAAGNPVLVKAHPAHPGTSEIVGRIIAGSVHTCGLPAGVFSLLFDAGVEVATALVQHPWVKAVGFTGSLAAGKALMRLAAERPDPIPCFTEMSSSNPLVVLPEALAERGTQIAAGLYESFTLGVGQFCTKPGLVFLPADSSADTFVAELTKRTAEGAAAVMLTPGICGSFHTRLNQHKAHDQVQVLAEAAQPSNSNGASAVPALLQTTGDALLKSPELAHEVFGPSTLVVRYADREQLLALARAMEGQLTASLHGTESDLMAAADLVEALQQRAGRIVFNGFPTGVEVCHAMVHGGPFPATSDSRWTSVGSQAIYRFSRPVCYQDFPEAALPDELKSGNPLDIWRLINGNWTRDAVMA
- a CDS encoding GntR family transcriptional regulator; protein product: MANTSTTAARKPRAKKAAAEHGAGLQTAFQKVREMIVHGRLSPGMWIVEADLAQRLGMSRTPVRGALQWLQREGYVIEHKNVSKSRMIVAPLTLEDASELYAIVGHLEGMAGRHVAQFPKEKRLEMVQQLKTLNAGLKAISRGQSGKAADIFDLDSTFHDTVVMAGAGPRLTALYSAIKPQTERYWRLYASSILNDLYTSVTEHEEIIEAIREGNADRVERAMQANWTNGAERLGKVIELFGERGTW
- a CDS encoding glycosyl hydrolase 115 family protein; protein product: MLFLAVLALFASPARSFAIGQPQYIHFTAVPRGFALAAQGKVAPLVVDSGDWWGVQHAAQNLQMDLHRVTGLKPALSHGPATKASEIVLIGTLGKSALIDQLIQNHKIDVSAIRGQWESTLTQVVDDPLPGVKRALVIVGSDKRGTIYGIYDLSEDIGVSPWYWWADVPVKHHDTLYATQGRWVVGPPVVKYRGIFLNDEAPSLTGWVNAKFGGYNHRFYTKVFDLLLRLRANYLWPAMWNSAFAADDPLNARLADEYGIVMGTSHEEPMMCAEKEWKPSDGPWNYATNANRIDAFWRHCMERDKNYEEVVTLGMRGHNDTPMSKGDNIALMEKIVHDQRQILRQTVNPDLNKVPQLWALYKEVQTYYQQGMRVPDDVTLLWSDDNWGDLRRLPTPDERKRSGGAGIYYHFDYVGAPRSYKWLNTNPIPKVWEQMHLAWRYGATRIWVVNVGDLKPMEFPIEFFLTYAWNPAQWGPDDLQKFTLDWATREFGPKYAPQIAHLMETYTKYNGRRKPELLSPNTYSLVHYNEAQRVYSEWQSLTDEAEHVNQKLPPAYRDAFFELVLYPLKASAIVNELYITAGENALYARQGRVSTNDLAQKARRLFAEDAALAYEYNHELAHGKWNHMMDQTHIGYTFWNEPPVNAMPAVSWVQPLDGPHMAVAVEGSPFAAGGPFPPLRLAAFDVYKQQTRVIQLFNRGNQPFAWTAKASEAWIHLSAKGGTVAKSATVRVSIDWAKVPKGASSGVVVIQQKDGPAVTVRVDTLDPVTPTPASLDGFVETHHYVSIDAAHYTRRTAASGVRWRNIPNYGETLSGMTVFPVTAASILPPKPAPTLEYRVYFFDSGKCSVRAILSPSLNFVPGRGLRYAISFDDLPPKIVDALADASQQAWAKAVSDGVRKITTTLDVPSPGYHTLKLRMVDPGVVLEKLVVAFPNPNAPHFPGMPKKKNPMAPSSYLGAPESYFHMASSGH
- a CDS encoding NAD-dependent malic enzyme; translation: MSTSSENHPRTRKVNVAGFNLINSPRLNKGTAFTNRERDLFSLHGLLPPHVGTLEEQVDRRMRAFDDQRTAFHQYAFLRDLQDLNETLFYALLVRNIEKLLPIVYTPTVGEGCMRFSEIWRKPRGVFLSYPNKDRMRQILSHPRYDKVRCIVVSDGERILGLGDQGAGGMGIPIGKMALYTALGGIPPEQCLPVLLDVGTDNEERLANPIYMGWRHARIRGLEYDDFVDAFVQCVKERWPHVLLQWEDFAGANASRLLARYRHQLCTFNDDIQGTAAIAAATLISAIHITGVPLTEQRIVLFGFGSAGLGIANLLVRLMQQKGCTPEKAQERIHAIDVDGLLVEGRANIKDEQKMYARTAESVKGWKQENGAIRIEEVIRQVRPTALIGVSGQAGAFTEEVVRTMAQHVERPIIFPLSNPTSRSEAHPHDLLTWTDGRALVGTGSPFEPMTLRGKTLQVAQTNNSYIFPGLALGIISAKARHVTEDMILAATTELILHLPTCSDSNACLLPPISEARTIARHIGEAVGRQALREGQAQVADEAELLRALDENHWEPAYEEYERE
- a CDS encoding LLM class flavin-dependent oxidoreductase, producing the protein MAFSVSVLDLVSRRPEESAASAIARSVDLARHVEQWGYRRYWLAEHHSIDGLACSATSVLIGHVAGATHTIRVGSGGVMLPNHAPLVVAEQFGTLEALYPGRIDLGLGRAPGGDMQTMRALRRDLRQSGDEFPELLRELRTYLGPEQPGQVVKAYPGQNSHVPVTLLGSSDYSARLAANLGLPFAFAAHFAPDMLEHSAYLYRSQFQPSEGLQRPWLMIGVPVMVAETDPAARRLFTTPQQRFLRLIRNQPVELLPPVDSFNGIWNEWEKITVENKLRAALVGSEATVEEGLRRLIRATEADEVIAVTDTWDHADRLESYQRLAAVASRIAAPGSAELARAR
- a CDS encoding glycoside hydrolase family 9 protein → MPFRPRAVLLLSMLTTLFLSLPASGADLHLKVTSNGYLRGRGVSVMLYNDTYSPIFFDQKDSAMQIILHGHRVATNGSVRLSPTPEQWSLIPHVDAHQADAANDRLTARMSYPAYHLSYQVVVTAEPGGFRVSVNLDKPLPANLVGRAGFNLEFLPSIYENKSYVVDNSSYGVMPQYPESQMTAYPPKPGDPKPVWYIAQWRKARNYMVPLPFASGHSITLAAGDPLNRVSVTSDSGKIALYDGRNQGLNGWFVMRTMIPAGKTKDAVVWHVRPSYLPNWTRQPMIAHSQAGYATDFSKVAIIELDPNFDAPRTAELLRLASDGSYKKVYEAQVSAPMPWLRYHYVKFDFSSVKQPGLYKIEYAGEKTAVFPIAKNIYDNTWQTSLDCFMAEQMDHIRVRDVYHVWHGLAHMDDAEQAQPNIKEFDGYFTGPNLYSPYKPGQHIPGLNIGGWFDAGDYDSDVFDQLGTVRTMALIEITFHPKWDELSVNETTRNVVMHQPDGIPDVVEQVEHGVLQTLAQVHAVGHPLMGIHSSNLKEYTFVGDGASQTDGRIYDPKLGPNQIKGDYSGKNDDRWAWTNDNMAADYSAVASLAAASEALKGWNDALSKQSLDAAIKLWKSQQGRPMPPMPARFRRFMGAMDWPADLELLIATNGAQPYKQRVEKLFPQMLQQIGFQGWTAVRALPYLDASYKAEFRKALEAYMPQMNRQMAATPFGVPPSRGAWGGSGQVAEFGIQMYFLHEAFPDLVGPQYTLRAANYLLGTHPASNVSYIAGIGTQSKPKTYSNNRGDNSYIPGGMIPGYIVINPDFPECITNFGMLWYEDETTIGAATDWIMEANAAEAIVKQQMAQGASQKAGE